In Pseudomonas sp. HR96, the DNA window CTTGCTGGGTAAAGCCGAAGAACAGGTTGTAGCCGATCAGGATCAGGATCGAAGTCAGTTGCCGTTTCGCCGTCGCGGCAGGCAACTGGTGGCGATACTTGAGCATGTACACCAGCAGCCCGCCGAACACCCCGAAAATGGCACCCGAGGCCCCCGCGCTGTTGATGGTCGGGTGCCAGAAGATGCTGGTCAGGCTGCCGGTGATTCCGGCGAACAGGTACAGGCCCAGCAGGCGCCAGCTACCGTAGAGGCGCTCGGTCAGGCGGCCGACCTGATACAGCGTGACCATGTTGAGCAGCAGGTGGAGCAGGCCGAAATGCACGAACATCGAAGTGATCAGCCGCCACCACTCGCCGCTCAGGGTCAGCGGGCCGAAGTTGCTGCCCCATTCCAGGGTCATGGCCGCATTGGGCGACATCACGCCGACGCCGCTGGCGCACATCGCCAGGAAGACCAGTGTGTTGACAGCGATCAGGGTGTAGGTGACCCAGGTCGCCGGGGCCGTCTTCACGCCGCTTGCCGGGTCCGGGTGCAGGGGGGCTTCGATCATTTGCAATAGCCTCGTTTACGCTGGTGCTTGCTGCAATAGGCATTGTCGTCGTTGCTCGAGTCGTGCTGCAAGGGGGCGGCTTCGCGCGGTGACTGGCAACTGTGGTAACCCCGTACCCAGCCTTCGGCGTAGCTGTCCTGAAGGTGCACACGGGCGTCGCCGACCCGGGCGTCGTAGCCCAGCTCGCGCTTGCGTGCGTCGCATCCGGCGGCATAGCCGTCGCTATAGGCGCCCGGTGGTATCGGTCGGTAGAACAGGCAGGAGGTTTGCAGAAGGCAGGCCAGCAGCAGGCTGGCGAGTGCAAGGCAGTGGTTGAACATTCAAGCGTCCGTTTTTGATCTGTCGCCCAGCGTATCGGCGTGGGCCGAGGATGCTTGAGGCGCCTCGATCCCCCCTGCGTTTGAATCCACGGCTGGAGCGAATACAATGTGCGGCCTTATTCACGCCATGAACAGTGGCCGCCGACTACCAGGAATCACGCCGCCATGGCTTCTTCGGACAAACAGCAAAAACGTGCCCAGCGGGCCAAGGCCAAAGCCAAGCAGAACCGCACCGGCCGGGCCAAGGCCAACGTCGCCCACCCACTGCTGGCCAACCCGCTGATCAACGAGCCGTTCGACGACGTCGAGATCGACCTGAGCACGTTCGACTTCGAGGACATCCAGGAGAACGGCTTCGACCCGGCGGACTTCGATGATCTGTTCGAGGCCATGAAGGCCGCCGAGGGTATCAGTCTGCTCGCCATGTGCCTGGTGTTCCTGCAATACCCGGTGCTGGAACTGGTGATCGCCGAGGAAGCAGAGGACCCGGCCACCGACTTCATGATGGGCCTGCTGATCACCTATCGCGGCATCTTTCACGATGAGGACGAGGACAGTGCCGTCGAATGGGTCGGCGGCGAGTCGTTCCAGAAGGCCTACAACGAAGCCTCGATGATCCTGCAGAAGAAGAACGCCAGGCGCCCGGCCGCGAAAGACAGTGGCCGTGATTGATTCCGAGGCCGCCAGGCTGGTGTGATCTTCCCGCGCCTGGCGCGATCTCCAATATGGCCACCACCGGCCGCCCGTGCGGCCTATCGCGGGCTCCTACGTTTTGGGGTGCGCCCCTTTGATTGGACAGTCTCCGGCTAGGCTATAGCAGACTGAGCCCTGTAAGCCACAGGGCTCAGTCCGCCAAGCGTCATTTTCATTCGATCATGGTTGTAATAATGGATGTACTCATCGATTGCAGCACGCAGGTCGGCAGTACTCTTGAAGCGCTCACGGTAGAACATTTCTGATTTCAACGTGCCGAAGAAGCTCTCCATTCTGGCGTTGTCCAGGCAGTTTCCCTTGCGGGACATGCTCTGCTCCAACCCCATTTCTTCCAGTCGATCTCGATAGCGATAGTATTGGTA includes these proteins:
- a CDS encoding rhomboid family intramembrane serine protease — protein: MIEAPLHPDPASGVKTAPATWVTYTLIAVNTLVFLAMCASGVGVMSPNAAMTLEWGSNFGPLTLSGEWWRLITSMFVHFGLLHLLLNMVTLYQVGRLTERLYGSWRLLGLYLFAGITGSLTSIFWHPTINSAGASGAIFGVFGGLLVYMLKYRHQLPAATAKRQLTSILILIGYNLFFGFTQQGIDNGAHLGGLAGGLLLGLALSRAPGRTGAR